Proteins encoded by one window of Arachis hypogaea cultivar Tifrunner chromosome 1, arahy.Tifrunner.gnm2.J5K5, whole genome shotgun sequence:
- the LOC112802537 gene encoding formyltetrahydrofolate deformylase 1, mitochondrial isoform X1: protein MSVVRRVCSMFPQVVGFSKRNISFKTLDPPSPLAHGIHVFYCPDAVGIVAKLSDCIASRGGNILTADVFVPENKQVFYSRSDFVFDPAKWPRAQMEEDFLKLSQTFKAMRSVVRVPALDPKYKIAVLASKQDHCLVDLLHGWQDGRLPVDITCVISNHHRASNTHVIRFLERHGIPYHCLSTTKEEKREGEILELVQNTDFLVLARYMQILSRNFLRSYGNDIINIHHGLLPSFKGSHPSKQAFEAGVKLIGATSHFVTEELDEGPIIEQMVERVSHKDNLQSFVQKSENLEKQCLRSAIRSYCELRVLPYEEKKTVVF, encoded by the exons atgagCGTTGTGCGAAGAGTGTGTTCGATGTTCCCCCAAGTTGTTGGATTCAGCAAGAGGAACATCTCCTTCAAAACCTTGGATCCTCCATCACCACTCGCCCATGGAATCCACGTCTTTTATTGCCCA GATGCTGTTGGAATTGTAGCCAAACTTTCAGATTGCATTGCATCTAGAGGTGGAAACATCCTTACTGCAGATGTTTTTGTACCTGAAAATAAACAAGTCTTCTATTCTAGAAG TGATTTTGTTTTTGATCCTGCTAAATGGCCACGGGCACAAATGGAGGAGGATTTCCTAAAGCTATCACAAACATTCAAAGCAATGCGATCTGTTGTGAGGGTGCCGGCTCTAGATCCTAAATATAAGATAGCTGTTCTGGCCTCAAAGCAG GATCATTGTCTAGTTGATTTGTTACATGGATGGCAGGATGGAAGACTTCCTGTAGATATAACTTGTGTAATTAG TAACCATCATAGAGCTTCAAACACCCATGTGATTCGCTTTCTTGAAAGGCATGGTATTCCTTATCATTGTTTAAGTACAACAaaggaagagaaaagagaaggggAGATATTGGAGTTGGTTCAGAATACTGATTTTTTAGTACTTGCCAGGTATATGCAG ATATTATCCAGAAACTTCTTAAGGAGCTATGGGAATGATATAATTAACATTCACCATGGTCTTTTGCCATCATTCAAGGGGAGTCATCCATCAAAACAG GCCTTTGAAGCAGGTGTTAAATTAATAGGTGCAACAAGTCACTTTGTGACAGAAGAGCTTGATGAAGGACCTATAATTGAACAAATG GTCGAGAGAGTTTCTCACAAAGATAACTTGCAGAGCTTTGTGCAGAAATCGGAGAACCTTGAAAAACAATGCCTTCGCAGCGCTATCAGATCTTATTGTGAGCTTCGAGTATTACCTTACGAAGAAAAGAAGACtgttgtcttctga
- the LOC112802537 gene encoding formyltetrahydrofolate deformylase 1, mitochondrial isoform X3, giving the protein MESTSFIAHDFVFDPAKWPRAQMEEDFLKLSQTFKAMRSVVRVPALDPKYKIAVLASKQDHCLVDLLHGWQDGRLPVDITCVISNHHRASNTHVIRFLERHGIPYHCLSTTKEEKREGEILELVQNTDFLVLARYMQILSRNFLRSYGNDIINIHHGLLPSFKGSHPSKQAFEAGVKLIGATSHFVTEELDEGPIIEQMVERVSHKDNLQSFVQKSENLEKQCLRSAIRSYCELRVLPYEEKKTVVF; this is encoded by the exons ATGGAATCCACGTCTTTTATTGCCCA TGATTTTGTTTTTGATCCTGCTAAATGGCCACGGGCACAAATGGAGGAGGATTTCCTAAAGCTATCACAAACATTCAAAGCAATGCGATCTGTTGTGAGGGTGCCGGCTCTAGATCCTAAATATAAGATAGCTGTTCTGGCCTCAAAGCAG GATCATTGTCTAGTTGATTTGTTACATGGATGGCAGGATGGAAGACTTCCTGTAGATATAACTTGTGTAATTAG TAACCATCATAGAGCTTCAAACACCCATGTGATTCGCTTTCTTGAAAGGCATGGTATTCCTTATCATTGTTTAAGTACAACAaaggaagagaaaagagaaggggAGATATTGGAGTTGGTTCAGAATACTGATTTTTTAGTACTTGCCAGGTATATGCAG ATATTATCCAGAAACTTCTTAAGGAGCTATGGGAATGATATAATTAACATTCACCATGGTCTTTTGCCATCATTCAAGGGGAGTCATCCATCAAAACAG GCCTTTGAAGCAGGTGTTAAATTAATAGGTGCAACAAGTCACTTTGTGACAGAAGAGCTTGATGAAGGACCTATAATTGAACAAATG GTCGAGAGAGTTTCTCACAAAGATAACTTGCAGAGCTTTGTGCAGAAATCGGAGAACCTTGAAAAACAATGCCTTCGCAGCGCTATCAGATCTTATTGTGAGCTTCGAGTATTACCTTACGAAGAAAAGAAGACtgttgtcttctga
- the LOC112802537 gene encoding formyltetrahydrofolate deformylase 1, mitochondrial isoform X2 yields MSVVRRVCSMFPQVVGFSKRNISFKTLDPPSPLAHGIHVFYCPDAVGIVAKLSDCIASRGGNILTADVFVPENKQVFYSRSDFVFDPAKWPRAQMEEDFLKLSQTFKAMRSVVRVPALDPKYKIAVLASKQDHCLVDLLHGWQDGRLPVDITCVISNHHRASNTHVIRFLERHGIPYHCLSTTKEEKREGEILELVQNTDFLVLARYMQILSRNFLRSYGNDIINIHHGLLPSFKGSHPSKQAFEAGVKLIGATSHFVTEELDEGPIIEQMVLLQVFFVKLWCFLVFE; encoded by the exons atgagCGTTGTGCGAAGAGTGTGTTCGATGTTCCCCCAAGTTGTTGGATTCAGCAAGAGGAACATCTCCTTCAAAACCTTGGATCCTCCATCACCACTCGCCCATGGAATCCACGTCTTTTATTGCCCA GATGCTGTTGGAATTGTAGCCAAACTTTCAGATTGCATTGCATCTAGAGGTGGAAACATCCTTACTGCAGATGTTTTTGTACCTGAAAATAAACAAGTCTTCTATTCTAGAAG TGATTTTGTTTTTGATCCTGCTAAATGGCCACGGGCACAAATGGAGGAGGATTTCCTAAAGCTATCACAAACATTCAAAGCAATGCGATCTGTTGTGAGGGTGCCGGCTCTAGATCCTAAATATAAGATAGCTGTTCTGGCCTCAAAGCAG GATCATTGTCTAGTTGATTTGTTACATGGATGGCAGGATGGAAGACTTCCTGTAGATATAACTTGTGTAATTAG TAACCATCATAGAGCTTCAAACACCCATGTGATTCGCTTTCTTGAAAGGCATGGTATTCCTTATCATTGTTTAAGTACAACAaaggaagagaaaagagaaggggAGATATTGGAGTTGGTTCAGAATACTGATTTTTTAGTACTTGCCAGGTATATGCAG ATATTATCCAGAAACTTCTTAAGGAGCTATGGGAATGATATAATTAACATTCACCATGGTCTTTTGCCATCATTCAAGGGGAGTCATCCATCAAAACAG GCCTTTGAAGCAGGTGTTAAATTAATAGGTGCAACAAGTCACTTTGTGACAGAAGAGCTTGATGAAGGACCTATAATTGAACAAATG GTTCTCTTGCAAGTTTTCTTTGTCAAGCTTTGGTGTTTTCTAGTTTTTGAATAA